Proteins encoded together in one Miscanthus floridulus cultivar M001 chromosome 16, ASM1932011v1, whole genome shotgun sequence window:
- the LOC136511097 gene encoding uncharacterized protein, whose amino-acid sequence MDIESVRCACCSLKEDCTQEYIDNVKGNFGGKWLCGLCSEAVRDELSKHRSSQDGIEEAIKAHMEFCRMPLSSPAVRVADGMKEMLRRRSGDKRRPTTPSKAHSA is encoded by the coding sequence ATGGACATTGAATCGGTGAGGTGTGCTTGCTGTAGCCTCAAAGAGGACTGCACCCAGGAATACATAGACAATGTCAAGGGCAACTTTGGAGGGAAATGGCTCTGTGGCTTATGCTCAGAGGCTGTAAGGGATGAACTCAGTAAACACAGGAGCAGCCAGGATGGAATTGAAGAGGCTATCAAGGCTCATATGGAATTCTGCAGGATGCCGCTGTCAAGCCCAGCTGTCCGGGTAGCTGATGGCATGAAGGAGATGCTTAGGAGGAGGTCAGGGGACAAGAGGAGGCCAACAACACCATCAAAGGCACACTCAGCATAG
- the LOC136513116 gene encoding single-stranded DNA-binding protein, mitochondrial-like isoform X2 has translation MTHVSTGLLKGLRRVMEQQRVSTVFCRQSRVWSSTVSFSDVDEKGDMEYDDNYSDSKRELRPQSVDPKKGWDFRGVHRAIICGKVGQVPVQKILRNGHTVTVFTVGTGGMFDQRVIGPNDLPRPAQWHRIAVHNDQLGAYAVQKLVKNSAVYVEGDIETRVYNDSVNDQVKNIPEICVRRDGKIRLVKSGDSAANISLDELRGLF, from the exons ATGACTCATGTCAGCACCGGATTGCTGAAGGGCTTGAGGAGGGTCATGGAACAGCAAAGGGTTTCAACCG TTTTCTGCAGACAATCACGAGTTTGGAGTTCTACCGTATCTTTTTCTGATGTTGATGAGAAGGGTGATATGGAATATGATGATAATTATTCAGATTCAAAGAGAGAGTTACGACCCCAAAGCGTAGATCCCAAAAAGGGCTGGGATTTCCGTGGCGTGCATAGG GCCATCATCTGTGGCAAAGTTGGACAAGTGCCTGTGCAAAAAATTTTAAGGAATGGGCATACAGTAACTGTTTTTACCGTTGGAACTGGTGGCATGTTTGACCAGAGGGTAATTGGGCCTAATGATTTGCCGAGGCCAGCTCAGTGGCATCGCATAGCTGTTCATAATGACCAGCTAGGTGCTTATGCTGTTCAGAAGCTGGTGAAGAA TTCTGCAGTCTATGTTGAGGGCGATATTGAAACCAGGGTCTACAATGACAGTGTTAATGATCAAGTAAAAAACATACCTGAGATCTGTGTTCGACGTGATG GCAAGATTCGATTGGTTAAATCTGGGGACAGTGCTGCTAACATATCATTAGATGAGCTAA GAGGACTGTTCTAG
- the LOC136513116 gene encoding single-stranded DNA-binding protein, mitochondrial-like isoform X1, whose translation MTHVSTGLLKGLRRVMEQQRVSTVFCRQSRVWSSTVSFSDVDEKGDMEYDDNYSDSKRELRPQSVDPKKGWDFRGVHRAIICGKVGQVPVQKILRNGHTVTVFTVGTGGMFDQRVIGPNDLPRPAQWHRIAVHNDQLGAYAVQKLVKNSAVYVEGDIETRVYNDSVNDQVKNIPEICVRRDGKIRLVKSGDSAANISLDELRGGLF comes from the exons ATGACTCATGTCAGCACCGGATTGCTGAAGGGCTTGAGGAGGGTCATGGAACAGCAAAGGGTTTCAACCG TTTTCTGCAGACAATCACGAGTTTGGAGTTCTACCGTATCTTTTTCTGATGTTGATGAGAAGGGTGATATGGAATATGATGATAATTATTCAGATTCAAAGAGAGAGTTACGACCCCAAAGCGTAGATCCCAAAAAGGGCTGGGATTTCCGTGGCGTGCATAGG GCCATCATCTGTGGCAAAGTTGGACAAGTGCCTGTGCAAAAAATTTTAAGGAATGGGCATACAGTAACTGTTTTTACCGTTGGAACTGGTGGCATGTTTGACCAGAGGGTAATTGGGCCTAATGATTTGCCGAGGCCAGCTCAGTGGCATCGCATAGCTGTTCATAATGACCAGCTAGGTGCTTATGCTGTTCAGAAGCTGGTGAAGAA TTCTGCAGTCTATGTTGAGGGCGATATTGAAACCAGGGTCTACAATGACAGTGTTAATGATCAAGTAAAAAACATACCTGAGATCTGTGTTCGACGTGATG GCAAGATTCGATTGGTTAAATCTGGGGACAGTGCTGCTAACATATCATTAGATGAGCTAA GAGGAGGACTGTTCTAG